One stretch of bacterium DNA includes these proteins:
- a CDS encoding acyl-CoA dehydrogenase family protein gives MELPVRQSPFALTEEQLQLRSLAADLARDVYAPRAQEWDAAGIHLPREERKRLGELGLLGITLPEEYGGMGRPLIDALIVIEELAKATQVAAWPVFEATTGPARVIDMFGNDEQKRRWLPAVCSGESTVAVSISEPDAGSAATDMSTRARVDGDEIVIDGMKRWCSGAGYSEQYLVYVRLGEELGSRGIGAVVVDGDTPGLEFGPQERLMGFRGIGSADMFFNEVRIPRENLLVGKGGFSQLFTAFSIERLGNATMALAIGQTALDRSARYVQERRQFGRPIAEFQLVQATIADMVMQVEAARLLIHRAAVSAGRGSPPALEASVAKCFANEMAKRVSDLGIQLHGGYGYSVEFDMERLHRDAHGWALAGGTTNIQRVRIASEYLGRRFGQRRN, from the coding sequence ATGGAATTACCGGTTCGACAGAGCCCTTTCGCCCTGACCGAGGAGCAACTCCAACTCCGCTCCCTGGCAGCTGACCTGGCGCGCGATGTGTACGCGCCCCGCGCCCAGGAATGGGACGCGGCCGGCATCCATCTCCCCCGCGAAGAGCGGAAGCGCCTCGGCGAACTCGGACTCCTCGGTATCACCCTTCCCGAGGAGTACGGCGGGATGGGCCGGCCTTTGATCGACGCCCTCATCGTCATCGAAGAGTTGGCCAAGGCAACCCAGGTGGCCGCCTGGCCGGTCTTCGAAGCCACCACCGGTCCCGCCCGCGTGATAGACATGTTCGGAAATGACGAGCAGAAGCGCCGCTGGCTTCCGGCGGTCTGCAGCGGCGAGAGCACCGTAGCGGTCTCGATCTCCGAGCCGGATGCCGGCTCGGCCGCCACCGACATGTCCACCCGGGCGCGGGTGGACGGCGACGAGATCGTGATCGACGGCATGAAGCGATGGTGCTCGGGGGCCGGATACTCGGAGCAGTATCTGGTCTACGTGCGCCTCGGGGAGGAACTTGGCTCGCGGGGGATCGGCGCCGTGGTCGTCGACGGGGACACCCCCGGTCTCGAGTTCGGACCGCAGGAACGGCTGATGGGCTTCCGCGGCATCGGTTCGGCCGACATGTTCTTCAACGAGGTGCGGATTCCCCGTGAGAACCTGCTGGTGGGCAAAGGCGGCTTCTCGCAGCTGTTCACCGCGTTCTCCATCGAGCGGCTCGGCAACGCCACGATGGCCCTCGCCATCGGTCAGACGGCTCTGGACCGCTCCGCCCGCTACGTACAGGAACGTCGCCAGTTCGGACGCCCGATAGCAGAGTTCCAGCTCGTGCAGGCAACCATCGCCGACATGGTCATGCAGGTGGAGGCGGCGCGCCTGCTCATCCATAGGGCGGCTGTCTCGGCCGGGCGGGGATCACCACCGGCCCTGGAGGCGTCGGTGGCCAAGTGCTTCGCCAACGAGATGGCCAAGCGCGTCTCGGATCTAGGCATCCAGCTACACGGCGGCTACGGCTACTCCGTGGAGTTCGACATGGAGCGCCTCCACCGCGACGCTCACGGCTGGGCGCTGGCAGGGGGTACGACCAACATCCAGCGGGTGCGGATCGCCTCGGAGTACCTGGGCCGACGCTTCGGCCAACGCAGGAACTGA